A DNA window from Tepidibacillus fermentans contains the following coding sequences:
- the coaD gene encoding pantetheine-phosphate adenylyltransferase — MIHAVYPGSFDPITYGHLDIIQRGVKIFDKVTVAVLINPSKNPLFTVEERMELIRQATKHIPQVEIDSFNGLLIDYMKKKNANTIIKGLRAVSDFEYELQMASINRKLDPTIETFFMMTNNKYSFLSSSIVKEVARHHGQVNDLVPACVEEALRKKFAGHKVTF; from the coding sequence ATGATACATGCAGTTTATCCGGGAAGCTTTGATCCAATCACATATGGACATTTAGATATCATCCAAAGAGGAGTAAAAATATTTGATAAGGTAACGGTTGCGGTTTTAATCAATCCAAGTAAAAACCCTTTGTTTACGGTTGAAGAAAGAATGGAATTGATTCGTCAAGCAACAAAACATATTCCACAAGTTGAAATCGATAGTTTTAACGGATTGCTTATCGATTATATGAAAAAGAAGAACGCGAATACAATTATTAAAGGATTACGTGCTGTTTCCGACTTTGAATATGAATTACAAATGGCATCCATTAATCGAAAACTTGATCCAACAATCGAGACGTTCTTTATGATGACGAATAATAAATATTCCTTTTTAAGCTCTAGCATCGTAAAGGAAGTAGCTAGACACCATGGGCAAGTAAATGACCTCGTTCCTGCTTGTGTAGAAGAAGCATTAAGGAAAAAATTTGCTGGTCATAAGGTTACATTCTAG